The DNA sequence ATCAATCACAGATCCCTTCGGCATCCCAACATAATTCGCTTCAAGGAGGCAAGGAATTTGCTTTGTTTGACTGCTGGATCACTTTATGTTGAGTACTCTCTAATTAATTATGTGCTTCTATTTCAATGGGATTTTAATGTTTCAGGTAGTTTTGACCCCCACTCATTTAGCAATAGTGATGGAGTATGCAGCCGGAGGAGAGCTCTTTGAGAGAATATGCAACGCTGGCAGGTTTAGTGAAGATGAGGTTGTTAACTTTTCCGTACTCTGAGGATTTTGCCTTCAGTGCCATTATTGTTGTAACGcatctcattttcttttcactCCTTTGATTCTTCAGGCTAGATATTTCTTTCAGCAACTGATTTCCGGTGTCCATTACTGTCATGCCATGGTAATAATCATGCCCAAGTCTTTGTAAAATTATGGGACTTTCGGTATTCATATTTACAAAGAGAGAACTTGAGCTTTTACTGTCTTCTGCAGCAAATATGCCACAGGGATTTGAAGCTAGAAAATACTCTTTTAGATGGAAGCCCTGCACCTCGCCTGAAAATTTGTGACTTTGGTTATTCCAAGGTACTAGAATTAGTACCATTGAGTTTAGTGATTCTTATAATGTTAGCTTAGCATTATACCTCtaagttgtttttttttttttatatatacatattttgtGGTGTAGTCATCATTGCTTCATTCAAGACCCAAATCAACTGTTGGAACTCCAGCTTATATCGCACCAGAGGTTCTTTCTAGGAGGGAGTATGATGGGAAGGTAATACACGTGATCTACATAGAACTGGTTCTGTATAGATCCTTTCATCTCATTGATTTATATGTTCATTCTTTACGATTGAGAATAAATTACCCCTTAACATGCTGCATATCAGGATCATAGCTTTTTggagctttttgcctctgaacatgATTCAAGGAAGAAAATTTTTAGTCTTTTACATTTACGTCTAATTATCTAGTGCTCAAAGGATTTGTTCACCTGGGAACCATTATATACTAATGGTTTTGTTAATGATCTTCTCTTCTAAATTTGGAATAGTTGGCTGATGTATGGTCATGTGGAGTGACTCTTTATGTCATGCTAGTTGGAGCATATCCCTTTGAGGATCAGGATGACCCTAGGAATTTTAGGAAAACAATTCAGGTAAGGATTCTATTACTGATTTTCACATTGTTTCCGATGTTTTTATCCCATTCTGCTAATCTGCATTGGCTGCCATCTTCTGCAGCGTATAATGGCTGTTCAGTACAAAATCCCCGATTACGTTCACATCTCTCAAGATTGCAGGCACCTTCTTTCTCGCATATTTGTCGCTAACCCATTGAGGGTATGTTGCCAATGTTAAAGTAACAGTTTGTATTTTTCCTATTATTTCAATTTAAGCAGactatataatatatatcatgTCATTTCATACCATGTTCAAGAAGCATAGATTTGTTATTGTGTCTTGTTGGCGTCTCATGTGGACCATTATGTCAATGAGTAAAAACACAATCAAGAGAAACTGCCTTGTTTCttgtttaataattaatataccACTCTTATTAATATAGTTACTCAAATGCCTTAGGTTTTCACAGCAATTTATGTTACACAACATTATTCACAAAATATACTGATGTTGGTTATATCAAACTAACTGCAAGGCCATGTTGCTTTTATTGTTTGCAGAGAATTTCTCTCAAGGAAATCAAGAGCCACCCATGGTTTCTAAAGAACCTACCAAGGGAGCTAACTGAATCAGCTCAAGCTGCCTACTACCAAAGAGGCAACCCAAGCTTTTCCGTTCAAAGCATAGATGAGATCATGAAAATCGTGGGAGAGGCAAGGGACCCTCCTCCGGTATCTAGGCCTGTCAAAGGTTTTGGGTGGGAaggcgaagaagaagaagaggaagtggaagaagaggtggaggaagaggaagaggaagaagatgagtATGACAAGAGGGTCAAGGAGGTTCATGCAAGTGGAGAATTTCACATCAGTTAAGCTGTCTAATAATTCTTGTGTACTTGTTAcaagtattattattattattattattattattattattattattattatgtggtAGAATTCACTTATTTGTGTGTACTATAATTTGTAACAACTTCTATAATGACACTATTCATGTAATGTAGTACTATATTACCCATGTTATGTATGAGAAATGGATTAGTGTACCTGGCTCCTTATATTCTGAATTCCAACCATGGTTCTATCATGGCTACACCTTACTGCTTATGCTGTCCATGAATTTTGACGCTTTTCGAAGAAGGCTGATAAGATCTAGCAGAAATTAGGGGATTTTATTCATGAACTAGGGATTGTAAATCACAATTCCTTATTAAAGTACACTGTAGGATCTAACCAACTCTGGAGAGAGTTCTCTCTTCTGAATTAATAGCAAAACAATTTTTTCTAACTAACTAGCCCTTGGTATTTATTGGCAACAATTAATCCTAGACCATTGCTCCTAACCTGCTAAACTAGCTTAAAAGAGCTAACCAGCAGCCAACCAGCAGCAATTATGAATTAATAATGAAAATTCAGCTTATCTACTCCTTACCTTTCTGCCTATAAACCAATCCAAACATGTTCCTATCATTATTCTCCCTGGACAACCACCTTGAGGTTTGTCTTCAAGGTGGAGCTCAGGAAAAGACTGTCCACCTTGAGGTTTGTCTTCAAGGTGGAGCTTAGGAAAAGAGTGTTGCAGCGCGGTAGCCTCCTCCTAGCTATCATTGCATGATTGAAGACCTTGCCAACGAACCAAGTACTCTAAGGAACCACCTCTCGCTGACCTAGATGCCAAAATACCCTGGGATTGCACCATTAATTCACTATCTTCTGCCATCAATGTGGCAAAACCTGCGGTTGCTGTGACGCCGTGACAGCTTTTTTCAACTTGCTTACGTGGAAGACCGATGGAGCTTGCACCTGTCTGGCAACGCCAATCGATATGCCACTAGACCCACCCTCTTAAGCACTTCGAAAGTCCCATAAAAGTGAGGGCTTAGTTTCTCATTCATTCTCGGAGCCAAGAAACACATTTGGTAAGGTTGTAGCTTGAGGTGCACCTAGTCTCCTATCTCGATTTCTACCTCCCTTCGCTTTTTATCTGCCGTTTGCTTTATTCTCTACTGAGCTTGCACCAAATGATGCTTTAActcaactagaaccgcatcccTGGTCACTGTCAGTGCAGCCACTTCCTCAACCTGCAATGAGTATATCTCTCCTTGGAACAAAATTGGGGGAGACACCCCATAAACGGCCTGAAATGGGGAAGTGCAGGCTGAAGCGTAAAGGTCGTATTAAACCAATATTCTGTCCATGGTAATCATTCCAACCACCTCTTTAGATATCCACCCACAAAGCACCTCAAGTAAGTCTCGAGGCAGCTGTTCACCACCTCTATTTGCCCATTCGTCTGTGGGTGAAATGCAGTGCTGTATTTTAGCTTCATGCCCCGCTGCCTGGAATAATTCGAAACCAAAATCTGCTCATAAAAATTCTATCTCGCCCAAAAACAATAGATTTTGAAAATCCATGAAACTTCACCACCTCTTTAATGAAAATTGTAGCCACTTCTTTGGCTAAGAAAGGGTGTGATAACGGTTTAAAGTGGGCATATTTGCTCAGCCAGTCGACCACCAAAAAAATGGTGTCCATGCCCTTTGCCTTGTGCAAGCTGACCACAAATTCCATTGTGATATGTTCCCATATTCTCTTCGAAATCGGCAAGGGCTGCAGCCGTCCCTGTGGCTTAAGTGCAGCGTACTTGCTTTGTCGGCAAATGGAGCAAGCGGCCACATAATCCTTCACCCGTCGTCGCATCCCCTTCCAATAGACCGCTGGCGCCAGCCTCTTGTACGTCTGAAAGTACCCCGAATGGCCCCCCCCATCCTGTTGTCATGATTATCAGCCAATAATGAGGGTATGTGAGCCGAATTTGCCGGTAACACCGCTCTTCCTTGATAGAACAATCTCCCTTTCCTTAAGGAGTAACCAGGGAAATCCTCAGACCCTTACTGCAAGGCAACCACCATTTTCTCCAATTTCAGATCTTCTTTTATCTCAGCTTCTATACTGTCCTAAACATTTACGTGTGCTACCGAGACAGCCTTGGCTATATTTGCCGCGAGAAAGCATCCACTACCTTATTTTCCAACCCTGGCAATACTTGATGTCAAAGTCCAAGCCCAACAACTTTGTTGTCCACTTGAGGTGGGCCAGATCCATCAATCGCTGCTCGGTGAGAAACTTTAAACTCCGCTGGTCCGTAAACACCGTGAAATGACTTCCCAATAAGTAATGCCGCCATTTCTGGACAACAAGCATCACCGCTATCAATTCCCTCTTGTAAGCTGATTTTCGACGTGCTCTTGGCGACAATGCTTGACTTAGAAATGCAATTATATGCCTTTATTGAGACAACACAACCCTTATTTCGCTTGAGGCATCAGTCTCTATGACAAACTCCTGCGTAAAATTCGGGATAGTCAATGTGGCAAGGGTACCATGGGATTTTAGTTGTTCAAAGGCTAGCATGGCTCTAGCATTCCATTCAAAAGCATTCTTTCTTGTTAAATTTGTCAATGGTTTGGC is a window from the Arachis stenosperma cultivar V10309 chromosome 3, arast.V10309.gnm1.PFL2, whole genome shotgun sequence genome containing:
- the LOC130970722 gene encoding serine/threonine-protein kinase SRK2A-like; this encodes MEKYEAVKDLGAGNFGVARLMRNKETKELVAMKYIERGHKIDENVAREIINHRSLRHPNIIRFKEVVLTPTHLAIVMEYAAGGELFERICNAGRFSEDEARYFFQQLISGVHYCHAMQICHRDLKLENTLLDGSPAPRLKICDFGYSKSSLLHSRPKSTVGTPAYIAPEVLSRREYDGKLADVWSCGVTLYVMLVGAYPFEDQDDPRNFRKTIQRIMAVQYKIPDYVHISQDCRHLLSRIFVANPLRRISLKEIKSHPWFLKNLPRELTESAQAAYYQRGNPSFSVQSIDEIMKIVGEARDPPPVSRPVKGFGWEGEEEEEEVEEEVEEEEEEEDEYDKRVKEVHASGEFHIS